The following is a genomic window from Alphaproteobacteria bacterium LSUCC0396.
GACAGCAAATGTGATTCAAACAGCCGCTGGGCAGGCTGCGGCGACCCCGGTTCGCTGCCAAGTAACGAGCCGCGATGATTGGCAAGTGCCTCAAGATCCAAGACCTGCATACCCATAGTTGCAGCTGCCCGTAAAATATGGGTTTTGGCGGTACCGGTTGCGCCCGATAACACAATCAGCCGAAACCGCGCTGGCACGTCATCCAGCTGATCCAAAACGGTCTTGCGATAGGCTTTGTAGCCCCCCTCAATGACTGTGCTGTGCCAGCCAATATCGCTGAAGATGCGCGCCATCGCACCGCTTCGCTGACCACCCCGCCAGCAATAGATCAGCGGCCGCCAATCACGGTCTTTCGTGGCAAGCTGGCTTTGCAGATGTGCGGCAATGTTTTTCGCCACAAGTGCCGCCCCGGCGCGTTTGGCCTCAAACGGGTTTACTTGTTTGTAGAGGGTGCCAATTTGCGCGCGCTCATCATCATCAAGCACCGGCAGATTAATCGCGCCCGGCATATGATCATCAGCAAATTCAGCTGGTGAACGCACGTCAATAATGCTGTCAAAACTGGCTTTTTTGATCACATCCAGATCGGCCGAAATGCGATTAATGGGTGTCGACATTTATTCGGCCTCACAGCAAAAAGAGATTATCTGGGTATATCGCATCATTTTGGCAAAGCCTCTCAATGATCGCTCGTTTGGGGCAATTTACCGGTTAACATGATGCCATCATGGCTGCATTCAAGCCTGCCAATAACCGCAGCGGCAATACCATCACCCCGCAATTCATCAATCAGCCTTGTTGCGGCGTCTAACCGGAAAACACCAAGCAAGCCACCACTGGTTTGCGGATCAAACAGGGTTTCAATATGCGCAGCAAAATATCTGGCAGC
Proteins encoded in this region:
- the mnmH gene encoding tRNA 2-selenouridine(34) synthase MnmH; this encodes MSTPINRISADLDVIKKASFDSIIDVRSPAEFADDHMPGAINLPVLDDDERAQIGTLYKQVNPFEAKRAGAALVAKNIAAHLQSQLATKDRDWRPLIYCWRGGQRSGAMARIFSDIGWHSTVIEGGYKAYRKTVLDQLDDVPARFRLIVLSGATGTAKTHILRAAATMGMQVLDLEALANHRGSLLGSEPGSPQPAQRLFESHLLSVMLKFDPARPVFIEAESNKIGQIHVPAALWASMRQASRVSLVAPIDARIAFLQRDYHHIIEQHENVMELLMGLRHRYSAATLAEWQDMIKTGDWSRFVRSLLETHYDPSYARSTASRPLTDILALTATALDDDDIHRLAGKLAELDSR